In Chryseobacterium lactis, a single genomic region encodes these proteins:
- the traK gene encoding conjugative transposon protein TraK has translation MEFRTLRNIENSFKQIRLYAIVFAILCLAVAAFAVWKSYSFASVQREKIYVLDQGKSLMLALSQDASINRPVEAREHVRRFHELFFTLAPDKSAIESNMKRAFDLADKSAFDYYRDLSEKGYYNRIISGNIQQRVEVDSVVCDFNTYPYSVTTYAKQFIIRSSNLTRRSLVTSCNLLNSVRSDSNPQGFQILKFSVLSNKDEEVIER, from the coding sequence ATGGAATTCAGAACGTTAAGAAATATTGAAAATAGTTTTAAGCAGATCAGGCTATACGCCATTGTCTTTGCGATACTGTGTTTAGCGGTAGCAGCTTTTGCGGTGTGGAAATCGTATTCCTTTGCATCGGTACAACGGGAGAAAATATATGTTCTTGATCAGGGAAAATCGTTGATGCTGGCACTCTCACAGGATGCGAGCATAAACCGTCCCGTTGAGGCACGTGAGCATGTCAGGAGGTTCCATGAGCTTTTTTTTACGCTGGCACCAGATAAATCTGCGATTGAAAGCAATATGAAACGGGCATTCGACCTGGCGGATAAAAGTGCTTTTGATTATTATCGTGACCTTTCTGAAAAGGGGTATTATAACAGGATCATATCCGGGAACATTCAGCAAAGAGTTGAAGTGGACAGTGTGGTCTGTGATTTTAATACTTATCCTTATTCTGTCACCACCTACGCCAAGCAGTTTATCATCCGGTCCAGTAATCTTACCCGAAGGAGCCTTGTCACATCATGCAATCTGCTCAATAGTGTGCGGTCAGACAGCAATCCACAGGGCTTCCAGATTTTAAAATTTTCAGTCCTTTCCAATAAGGATGAGGAAGTGATAGAGCGGTAG
- the traM gene encoding conjugative transposon protein TraM, translated as MEEKENKRISLIVDEDSTENSESSSSKNDKLKKPIIFGLMAIVFIACLYLIFKPKDGGEENKDKGLKNAVPEATDKGLQADKQKAYEKEMIEEREAAKRNSLMSLSDYWNSSDTSVSGEVPVAKVNGGNSGGYAMTGTQNNSLSSYQNAQQTLGSFYRDDDREKLALRKQVDELKDRLSEKDVPQTPTYKDQLALMEKSYEMASRYLPSGNTLPTNPAINVGQLTDSTAIKTTTLTSNKGKIESLKGSKRGIVTALYREEDAAEILNGIGERNIGFITPGQVAQSDIVRNSIRAMVMETKTLSGDGSLKLRLSENAMIGGYHVSKGTELVADTKFQGNRLQLKISAVEISGNIVPVEILVYGTDGQLGLFVPRSDEINAAGEIAANMSQSSGMNISMSRSAGQQVASDLSRGLIQGVSGFFSKKLRAVKVTVRSGHQVLLVTKK; from the coding sequence ATGGAAGAGAAAGAGAATAAGAGGATCAGTTTAATTGTGGATGAAGATTCTACAGAAAATTCGGAAAGCAGTTCCTCAAAAAATGATAAGCTTAAAAAGCCCATCATCTTTGGCCTGATGGCCATTGTTTTCATCGCCTGTCTTTACTTGATATTTAAACCTAAAGATGGTGGTGAGGAAAATAAGGATAAAGGGTTAAAAAATGCCGTACCTGAGGCCACAGACAAAGGGCTGCAGGCGGATAAACAGAAGGCTTATGAGAAGGAAATGATTGAAGAGAGGGAAGCTGCAAAGCGCAATTCGCTGATGTCATTGTCAGATTATTGGAATAGTTCCGATACCTCAGTTAGCGGTGAAGTTCCCGTGGCAAAAGTTAATGGCGGTAACTCAGGAGGATATGCGATGACCGGTACACAGAATAATTCCTTGAGCAGTTATCAGAATGCACAGCAAACCCTGGGGTCGTTTTATCGGGATGATGACCGCGAAAAATTGGCGCTTCGCAAACAGGTAGATGAACTCAAAGATCGGCTTTCAGAAAAGGACGTTCCTCAGACACCTACCTATAAGGACCAGCTGGCATTAATGGAAAAATCGTACGAAATGGCTTCACGCTATCTTCCTTCAGGAAATACATTACCCACAAACCCTGCGATCAATGTTGGTCAGCTTACCGATTCAACAGCGATAAAAACAACTACTCTAACAAGCAATAAAGGGAAGATCGAAAGTTTGAAAGGGTCCAAAAGGGGGATTGTAACAGCCTTGTACCGCGAAGAGGATGCAGCGGAGATTTTAAATGGCATCGGAGAGCGTAATATAGGCTTTATCACGCCCGGACAAGTTGCCCAAAGTGATATTGTCAGGAATAGTATACGAGCAATGGTGATGGAAACAAAAACATTATCAGGGGACGGGTCGCTAAAGTTGAGATTATCCGAAAATGCAATGATTGGCGGTTATCATGTTTCCAAAGGAACGGAACTGGTGGCAGATACCAAATTTCAGGGAAATAGGTTGCAGCTAAAGATCAGCGCAGTTGAAATATCTGGAAATATTGTTCCAGTCGAGATTCTAGTTTATGGCACTGACGGTCAGCTTGGGTTATTTGTCCCACGTTCAGACGAGATCAATGCCGCGGGAGAAATAGCGGCAAACATGAGCCAGAGTTCCGGGATGAATATTTCTATGTCGCGGTCGGCGGGACAGCAGGTTGCAAGTGATCTGAGCAGGGGACTGATACAGGGCGTTTCAGGTTTTTTTTCAAAAAAATTAAGAGCTGTCAAGGTAACAGTGAGGTCAGGTCATCAAGTACTGCTGGTGACCAAAAAATAA
- the traN gene encoding conjugative transposon protein TraN yields the protein MITIKNILMILLFVGLFIKTFGQQSLEKGRVEPYRLEVTYNKTCHIIFPSTIRYTDLGSSYLIAEKAEDAQNVLRIKAAVKDFAEETNFTVITEDGQFYSFNVIYNADPYTLSYDLKKMKIDAEREEGRNVQFEELGFNPPSLTEVALKTIYQQNKRYIRHIASRSYGIQSVLKGIYVHNGKFYFHVEVKNRSNVPFVVDFCTYKIEDKQIAKRTVSQEKQLAPLRQYPGLEVISDNSIAGNVILLDQFTITDEQVLRIEIFERNGARNQVLEIENSDLVAAKPVSEMKIKVN from the coding sequence ATGATAACAATCAAAAATATACTGATGATCCTGCTTTTTGTGGGACTGTTTATCAAGACTTTTGGTCAGCAGTCGCTCGAAAAGGGAAGGGTAGAACCTTATAGGCTGGAAGTAACATATAACAAAACCTGCCATATTATTTTTCCTTCAACTATCAGGTACACAGATCTGGGATCGAGTTATCTTATTGCTGAGAAAGCAGAGGATGCACAGAACGTCCTGCGTATAAAGGCAGCAGTTAAGGATTTTGCGGAGGAAACCAACTTTACAGTAATTACAGAGGATGGCCAATTTTATAGCTTTAATGTTATTTATAATGCTGATCCATATACGCTGAGCTACGATTTAAAGAAAATGAAAATTGATGCTGAGCGTGAGGAAGGGAGAAACGTTCAGTTTGAGGAGCTTGGTTTTAATCCACCATCCTTAACAGAAGTTGCGCTGAAAACTATATATCAGCAGAATAAAAGGTATATAAGACACATCGCGTCCAGATCCTATGGAATTCAGTCTGTTCTTAAAGGTATCTATGTCCATAACGGTAAGTTTTACTTCCATGTGGAAGTTAAAAATAGATCAAACGTACCTTTTGTCGTGGACTTTTGTACCTATAAAATCGAGGATAAGCAGATTGCAAAAAGAACGGTTTCTCAGGAAAAGCAATTAGCTCCTTTAAGGCAGTATCCTGGTCTGGAAGTAATCTCAGATAATTCAATCGCTGGCAATGTGATACTTCTTGATCAATTTACAATCACTGATGAGCAGGTGCTAAGGATTGAAATTTTTGAAAGGAATGGAGCAAGGAACCAGGTGCTGGAGATTGAGAATTCGGATCTGGTTGCTGCGAAGCCCGTATCTGAAATGAAGATTAAGGTTAATTAA
- a CDS encoding conjugal transfer protein TraO codes for MKKYIIFLVLAIMSIPLYAQRMVYKQKSLEVNTGLLNADRIGKDFYINLTLNSFAKHGNYWIWGLEYQKKTADYKTWNIPLEDFLGEAGYSIKLLSDSRKFITLNGAVTGVAGFESVNKGDSLLMDGGILKNKNGFVFGTGGRLSLETYISDRVVFMLQGRIRILWGSDLERFRPSMCLGLRFNF; via the coding sequence ATGAAAAAGTATATCATCTTTTTGGTACTGGCCATTATGAGCATCCCATTGTATGCGCAGCGCATGGTGTATAAACAGAAATCTTTGGAAGTTAATACAGGACTTTTAAATGCAGATCGAATAGGCAAAGATTTCTATATCAATTTGACATTGAACAGTTTTGCAAAACACGGCAACTACTGGATCTGGGGACTTGAATATCAAAAGAAGACAGCAGACTATAAAACTTGGAATATCCCATTGGAAGACTTTCTTGGAGAGGCAGGTTATAGTATAAAGCTTCTTTCAGATTCAAGGAAATTTATTACTCTGAACGGAGCTGTTACGGGAGTAGCAGGCTTTGAATCGGTCAATAAAGGAGATAGTCTGCTCATGGATGGCGGAATACTAAAAAACAAAAATGGATTTGTTTTTGGTACTGGCGGGAGATTGTCCTTAGAGACCTATATTTCAGACCGGGTTGTTTTTATGCTGCAAGGTCGGATCAGGATATTATGGGGCAGCGATCTCGAGCGTTTTAGACCATCAATGTGTTTGGGCTTACGTTTTAACTTTTGA
- a CDS encoding DUF3872 domain-containing protein: MKNIFYKWETTIGSVFLGFIAILGIIFLSGCEKEVLDVQEVFPFEVKVMPVPKEIGIGETVEIRFSIISNGNYTGNTYRLRYFQNDGQGSLNYAGYKPYLPNDLYPLAEKEFRLYYTSESLVSQQFDVWIVDSFGNEKQISFQFNNKKLGPIIIGPVR, encoded by the coding sequence ATGAAGAATATATTTTATAAGTGGGAGACGACGATAGGATCGGTTTTTCTCGGATTTATTGCTATTTTAGGAATTATATTTCTCTCGGGATGCGAAAAGGAAGTGCTAGATGTACAGGAAGTTTTCCCTTTTGAGGTGAAGGTTATGCCGGTTCCAAAGGAAATAGGAATTGGTGAAACAGTTGAAATACGCTTTTCTATAATTTCAAATGGAAATTATACAGGTAATACGTACAGGCTAAGGTATTTTCAAAATGATGGACAGGGCAGTTTAAATTACGCTGGATATAAACCTTATTTGCCAAACGATCTTTATCCGTTGGCAGAAAAAGAATTTCGTCTGTATTATACATCAGAATCTTTAGTTTCACAACAATTTGACGTATGGATAGTTGATAGTTTTGGTAATGAGAAGCAAATTTCTTTTCAATTTAACAACAAAAAGCTAGGGCCTATCATTATCGGTCCGGTTAGATAA
- a CDS encoding helix-turn-helix transcriptional regulator — protein MNFYIVSLLDAMAEQNLSIFCDLNFVKSAGLFSDLHEISKRFKIITDFYFSFLKKLDYLPPKAVISDHFGYYDFTDVNGYNRTVNEVFRNLNHKSIVFRDVLPVQVRYTDKDNMHLVVGLCRIENIKKSFLHIVDLCLPKDEIKNIPSEVTYVKEILDEYVHHEKQTLRAFIEAKGFNYNLFQRHCKICFGDSFYSFWLKAKMIEAVEDIVFTTMSLKQVAFKNKFLDYQNMYKAFIRHGVGLTTIPRLANL, from the coding sequence ATGAATTTTTATATTGTTTCATTGTTGGATGCGATGGCTGAGCAAAACCTCTCAATATTTTGCGATCTTAATTTTGTGAAATCTGCAGGTCTTTTTTCTGATCTGCATGAAATTTCAAAACGTTTCAAGATTATTACTGATTTTTATTTTTCTTTCTTAAAAAAGCTTGACTATCTACCACCGAAAGCAGTGATATCTGATCATTTTGGTTACTATGATTTTACTGATGTCAATGGATATAATAGGACCGTAAATGAAGTTTTTCGTAACCTAAATCATAAAAGCATTGTTTTTAGAGATGTACTGCCTGTTCAAGTGCGTTATACCGATAAAGATAATATGCATTTGGTTGTAGGTTTATGCCGTATAGAAAATATAAAGAAAAGCTTTCTGCATATAGTTGATCTCTGCCTACCTAAAGATGAAATTAAAAATATCCCATCAGAGGTAACCTATGTAAAGGAAATACTGGATGAATATGTTCATCATGAAAAACAAACCCTGCGTGCATTCATAGAGGCAAAGGGGTTTAATTATAATCTCTTTCAACGACACTGCAAAATATGTTTTGGGGATTCCTTTTACAGTTTTTGGTTAAAGGCAAAGATGATTGAGGCGGTTGAAGATATCGTCTTTACGACGATGAGTTTAAAACAGGTGGCATTTAAAAATAAATTTCTTGACTACCAAAATATGTATAAGGCTTTTATACGTCATGGTGTTGGTCTGACAACAATTCCTCGATTAGCTAATTTATAA
- a CDS encoding DoxX family protein — MIGFIKRYFVKAVSFLLALLFIYAAASKLFDFEAFQVQLAQSPLLSAYAGIISYGILIIEFAVAFMLLIPNSNRLGLYASIGLMSAFTLYIYLILNYSDFVPCSCGGILEKLGWTEHLIFNIWFLVLAIIGLYTLVKKTGKSGLKGLGYAGLIIVASCLVVIGLFRSSEHIIKSENSFIRRFLQHPILIEKTRDLKVNSYYLAGIHNGVLYLGNISAPLIITTIDTSLNRSTRKRTSIDKKDYNFRNIKLQIQGPYYYLYDGTVPIIYRGHLNDSIARTLSYQDAFFNQLVVIDSTRFAIRTQRGSDHRYTLATLDVKGDSKVKLKPDILQGQIDGVFDVDGSLISNSNATKLVYTYVYRNQFIVMDSTMKIENRLHTIDTTTRAKITISKLSDGTKKMGAPPFSVNKRSVIAGDLLFNESNLMGKYEPSESWKTSAIIDVYRLDRQKYMGSFYIDHKKGEALSSWLVNGNYLYAIVGNELRRYKIRGEAFK; from the coding sequence ATGATAGGATTCATTAAAAGATATTTTGTAAAGGCGGTAAGTTTTCTTCTTGCGTTGCTATTTATATATGCAGCTGCCAGCAAATTATTTGACTTTGAAGCATTTCAGGTTCAATTAGCCCAGTCACCGCTACTGAGTGCATATGCTGGTATTATTTCTTACGGAATTTTGATCATTGAATTTGCAGTGGCGTTCATGTTACTTATTCCAAATAGTAATAGGTTGGGATTATATGCATCTATCGGGCTTATGTCCGCATTCACATTATATATTTATCTTATATTAAATTATAGCGATTTTGTCCCATGTTCATGTGGGGGTATTCTGGAAAAGCTGGGATGGACAGAACATCTTATTTTTAATATCTGGTTTTTAGTGTTAGCAATTATTGGGTTGTATACTCTAGTGAAAAAGACTGGAAAATCTGGACTGAAAGGACTTGGTTATGCAGGGCTTATTATTGTTGCAAGCTGTCTGGTTGTTATTGGACTTTTTCGAAGCTCAGAACATATCATTAAAAGTGAAAATAGTTTTATAAGAAGATTTTTACAACATCCAATACTTATAGAAAAAACAAGAGACTTAAAAGTGAACTCCTATTATCTGGCTGGAATTCATAATGGAGTCCTATATCTAGGGAATATAAGTGCGCCATTAATTATTACAACAATCGACACTTCCTTAAATAGGTCTACGCGGAAGCGTACTTCTATTGATAAAAAAGATTACAATTTCAGAAATATAAAACTCCAGATCCAAGGGCCATATTATTATTTGTATGACGGTACAGTTCCTATTATTTATCGGGGGCATCTTAATGATTCAATAGCAAGGACGTTAAGTTATCAGGATGCTTTTTTTAATCAGTTGGTCGTAATTGATTCTACAAGGTTTGCCATACGAACACAGCGAGGTTCGGATCATCGTTATACATTAGCTACACTTGATGTTAAGGGTGATTCAAAGGTGAAATTAAAACCAGATATACTTCAAGGACAGATTGATGGTGTTTTTGATGTAGACGGTTCACTAATTTCCAACAGCAATGCGACTAAATTAGTATATACATATGTTTATCGAAATCAGTTTATCGTGATGGATAGCACAATGAAAATTGAAAATAGACTTCACACTATCGATACGACAACACGTGCAAAAATTACCATAAGCAAACTATCGGATGGGACAAAAAAAATGGGCGCTCCTCCATTTAGTGTAAACAAAAGATCTGTTATTGCAGGTGATTTACTATTTAATGAATCGAACCTGATGGGTAAATATGAGCCATCCGAGTCTTGGAAAACGTCAGCTATAATAGATGTTTATCGTTTGGACCGACAGAAATATATGGGCAGCTTTTATATAGATCATAAAAAAGGTGAAGCCTTATCTTCCTGGTTGGTAAACGGGAATTATCTGTATGCCATTGTTGGCAATGAGTTGCGCCGTTATAAAATCAGGGGGGAAGCTTTTAAGTAG
- a CDS encoding DUF6520 family protein: protein MKKLLIPVLTVAVGIGAAFAGNQVSKSSKIIPTYRIEGTQCVEVNQDCDNGGDFLCTLDGASSVQLYQFKLNETTCSTEMHRSQP from the coding sequence ATGAAAAAGTTACTTATTCCTGTTCTTACTGTAGCAGTAGGCATAGGAGCTGCTTTTGCTGGCAATCAGGTGAGTAAATCATCTAAAATCATTCCTACTTACCGTATTGAAGGTACACAATGTGTGGAGGTAAATCAGGACTGTGATAACGGAGGTGATTTCCTTTGTACTCTTGATGGAGCAAGTTCCGTGCAGTTGTATCAATTTAAATTGAACGAAACAACATGTTCTACTGAAATGCACAGAAGTCAGCCGTAA
- a CDS encoding alpha/beta hydrolase family protein has protein sequence MWNLIKILLLLVGCIWVCGQNKLDTLPAWKVNFTKFGGTPTLSPKGKWIAINKFSGNGADTTYIAETANGKKIHKISGTANFINEHLIIGKSRDKVEIYNLNNGDKVQYANISNIYILAKSNRYALLTNNKEIAIYEAREKIGQLNNVQGFGISRENKLFIVRKNENIFEIWDLAAKNIHCIYRTVNPVRKIEASISGNKLFITELVQDHDSDQLTIVNKAENNLKVEIPKLAEISFTEIQKGKAFLINASVRSRESPSKVVDIWYGNDAFLGLDKFYFKPVLRKFWFYNPDEISAKELKLPHDLDIKSLNSKRYFLCYIPRKDFNYLTSNLSPEDLNDAAIYDRITDSLITIGSFKAMSRLNRRKVYKTIYEQIVSSPDGKKFLASTDGLKWTLFDVSGKLESVIEKEGLELPVFSGKSDNIYFESSDGLWIYNLKTKHLMQTKIAQGQITRIKSNIYKNDNRILSTSVDGPFLIEGYNLQSNITTYFLSENGKLRIVVPPTGNRINHIIFDQKFKDLYTLEENFNLPPFLQHYTMEKKGETFFENNNTDKKAAKIKQEILTFDAVGQKLNGILYYPIDFNPKQKYPMVVHIYQRQRQESNEYLSPNNDFPVGFQIRTLIERGYFVFLPDILYDDSGTGLSALECVNRGLDRVLLNPNIDSEKIGLGGHSHGGYETNFIATHSNRFTAYVSGAGNSDIIRSYYSYNNNFISPFYWQFESEQYALGKSVAEDKSLYLKNSPILNVQNVSAPILLWAGKKDENIQWDQVMEFFIGLKRYKKDVIALFYPDQSHAFFNGTPAEKDLTERIIQWWDYYLKNEKDIEWINQMKKDAD, from the coding sequence ATGTGGAATTTAATAAAAATACTATTACTTTTAGTAGGTTGCATTTGGGTTTGCGGACAAAACAAACTTGACACTTTACCTGCATGGAAAGTTAATTTTACAAAATTTGGAGGTACACCGACACTTTCACCGAAAGGAAAATGGATAGCTATAAACAAATTTTCCGGTAATGGTGCAGATACCACCTATATTGCAGAAACGGCAAACGGCAAAAAAATCCACAAAATATCGGGAACTGCAAACTTCATAAATGAACACCTCATTATTGGAAAAAGCAGGGATAAAGTTGAAATTTATAACCTTAATAACGGTGATAAAGTTCAGTATGCTAATATTAGCAACATTTACATATTAGCTAAATCAAACCGTTATGCGCTTTTAACAAACAATAAAGAAATAGCTATTTATGAAGCTCGTGAAAAAATCGGCCAATTAAATAATGTACAGGGATTTGGTATCAGCAGAGAGAACAAATTATTTATTGTACGAAAAAATGAAAATATCTTTGAAATATGGGATCTAGCTGCCAAAAATATTCATTGTATCTACCGTACTGTTAATCCTGTACGGAAAATTGAAGCCAGTATTTCGGGCAACAAACTATTTATTACAGAATTGGTGCAGGACCACGATAGTGATCAGCTTACAATTGTGAACAAAGCAGAGAATAATTTAAAAGTCGAAATACCAAAATTGGCCGAAATTTCATTCACTGAGATTCAGAAAGGAAAAGCATTTTTAATTAATGCAAGCGTAAGATCTAGGGAAAGTCCCTCGAAAGTTGTTGATATTTGGTATGGTAATGATGCCTTTTTAGGACTGGACAAATTCTACTTTAAGCCCGTACTTAGAAAGTTCTGGTTCTACAATCCTGATGAAATCTCTGCCAAAGAATTAAAACTGCCTCACGATCTCGACATTAAATCTCTAAACAGTAAAAGGTACTTCCTATGTTACATTCCTAGGAAGGACTTCAATTACCTGACATCGAATCTTAGCCCAGAGGATCTAAATGATGCCGCTATTTATGATAGAATAACAGATTCATTGATCACTATTGGAAGTTTTAAAGCAATGAGCAGATTAAACAGGAGAAAAGTGTATAAAACAATATATGAGCAAATTGTATCGTCGCCAGATGGAAAAAAATTTCTTGCAAGTACGGACGGCCTTAAATGGACACTTTTTGATGTATCCGGAAAATTAGAATCGGTGATCGAAAAGGAAGGTCTTGAACTTCCGGTCTTCTCTGGCAAAAGTGACAATATCTATTTTGAAAGTTCGGATGGTTTATGGATTTATAACCTCAAAACAAAACACCTTATGCAAACAAAAATTGCTCAGGGACAAATTACCAGGATAAAAAGTAATATATATAAAAATGATAACAGGATATTGAGCACATCAGTTGATGGCCCATTTTTAATAGAAGGGTATAACCTACAAAGCAATATAACTACTTATTTTCTTAGTGAAAACGGAAAACTTCGAATAGTAGTTCCGCCGACTGGGAATAGAATTAATCACATCATATTCGATCAAAAATTTAAAGACTTATACACATTAGAAGAAAATTTCAATCTGCCGCCTTTTTTGCAGCACTATACTATGGAAAAAAAGGGAGAAACATTTTTTGAGAATAATAATACAGATAAAAAAGCCGCAAAAATTAAACAAGAAATACTAACATTTGATGCAGTTGGGCAGAAACTCAATGGCATATTATATTATCCTATTGATTTTAATCCAAAGCAAAAATACCCGATGGTCGTTCATATTTATCAACGCCAAAGGCAGGAATCAAATGAATATCTTTCTCCGAACAATGACTTTCCGGTAGGCTTCCAGATTAGGACATTAATTGAAAGAGGATACTTTGTCTTTCTACCGGATATTTTATATGATGATTCTGGTACTGGGTTATCAGCATTGGAGTGCGTTAACCGGGGATTGGATCGTGTTTTACTAAATCCGAATATTGATTCCGAAAAAATTGGACTTGGAGGTCATTCACATGGTGGATATGAAACAAATTTTATCGCCACTCACTCTAACCGATTTACAGCATACGTTTCAGGTGCAGGAAACAGTGATATAATTCGCTCATACTATTCCTACAATAACAACTTTATAAGCCCCTTTTATTGGCAGTTTGAAAGCGAACAATATGCATTAGGTAAATCGGTTGCTGAAGATAAATCTTTATATCTTAAAAATAGTCCAATATTGAATGTACAAAATGTTTCTGCCCCGATCCTCCTATGGGCGGGCAAAAAAGATGAAAACATTCAATGGGATCAGGTAATGGAATTTTTTATCGGCTTAAAACGTTATAAAAAAGATGTGATCGCTCTATTTTACCCTGATCAAAGCCATGCTTTTTTCAACGGAACACCTGCTGAAAAAGATCTTACTGAAAGGATAATCCAGTGGTGGGATTACTATCTGAAAAATGAAAAAGATATAGAGTGGATCAATCAAATGAAAAAGGATGCCGATTAG
- a CDS encoding RagB/SusD family nutrient uptake outer membrane protein — translation MKKINFIILMIVVITAASCDRLLDVKTPDNQIDQSKVFEDVQTANAALAAHYADLMKSSPIAGGDLETYLSSYTDELRDYTTIASDSRDIFLNLHTDTNSVMLNTWATAYKHIYTANAILEGISGSHGITTSDKNWFRGQALLTRSIMFFYLNQLYGDIPYPESTDYKVNNVIAKTPSITVLTNLEHDLLEVSSLLQNDYKDPERIYPNRSVAKLLLAKVYMAEQNWNKAEILLKEITQNPIYQIESDITKVFTKSAKEVLWQLKPNNNTSLRQATSFYFTNSLPYSYALSESLINTFQDNDLRKQNWIGRVDFGGVSYYRVEKYKNRNNTNTNEYSIVFRLEEAYLLLAETLTEQNKINEALPYVNATRLRAQLAPLNLPISKDLLIQEILLEDNREFFVEMGHRFLDLKRAGKLNTLQTNKPNWKDFHQLWPVPQKEILLNANLKPQNTGY, via the coding sequence ATGAAAAAGATAAATTTTATCATACTGATGATAGTTGTTATAACAGCCGCATCCTGCGACAGATTGCTAGATGTTAAAACCCCTGACAATCAAATTGACCAAAGTAAAGTTTTTGAGGATGTTCAGACAGCTAATGCAGCTCTGGCGGCACACTATGCTGATCTGATGAAAAGCTCACCGATTGCAGGGGGCGATCTTGAGACTTATCTAAGCTCTTATACCGATGAACTACGTGATTATACAACAATAGCATCCGACAGCAGAGACATATTTTTAAATCTGCATACGGATACAAACAGCGTCATGTTAAATACATGGGCCACAGCATACAAGCACATATATACTGCGAATGCGATTTTAGAGGGAATTTCTGGTTCCCACGGAATCACAACCAGTGACAAAAACTGGTTCCGTGGGCAGGCTCTATTAACAAGAAGTATTATGTTCTTCTATTTAAACCAACTTTATGGAGATATTCCATATCCTGAATCAACAGATTACAAAGTCAATAATGTCATTGCAAAAACACCCTCAATCACCGTGCTGACAAATTTGGAACATGATCTTTTGGAAGTATCTTCCCTGCTTCAAAATGACTATAAAGATCCGGAAAGAATATATCCGAACAGATCTGTGGCAAAATTACTTCTGGCTAAAGTTTATATGGCAGAGCAGAACTGGAATAAAGCCGAAATTCTACTAAAGGAAATCACTCAAAACCCCATATATCAGATAGAATCTGACATAACTAAGGTTTTTACAAAATCTGCAAAAGAAGTATTGTGGCAGCTCAAACCTAACAACAATACTTCACTGCGCCAGGCAACTTCATTCTACTTTACGAACTCCCTGCCCTACTCTTATGCACTCTCAGAATCGCTGATCAATACTTTTCAAGATAACGACCTCCGCAAACAAAATTGGATAGGACGAGTAGATTTTGGCGGGGTATCATACTATCGTGTAGAAAAGTATAAAAACCGAAATAATACAAATACTAATGAATATTCAATTGTATTTAGGCTTGAAGAAGCTTACCTATTACTGGCCGAAACACTTACTGAGCAGAATAAGATTAATGAGGCATTACCATATGTCAATGCTACCAGATTGAGAGCACAACTCGCTCCTCTCAACTTGCCGATAAGCAAAGATCTACTTATTCAGGAGATCCTGCTGGAAGATAACAGAGAGTTTTTTGTAGAAATGGGGCATAGATTCTTAGATTTAAAAAGAGCAGGAAAATTAAATACACTGCAGACCAACAAGCCCAATTGGAAAGATTTCCACCAATTATGGCCCGTTCCTCAAAAGGAAATTCTTCTAAATGCTAATCTCAAACCTCAAAATACGGGATATTAA